Proteins found in one Bremerella volcania genomic segment:
- a CDS encoding DUF3500 domain-containing protein produces the protein MPSRLPLVPPNRRDFLQTAAATTAGLALGGTSLFAADETAKQDTPESLVKVLYDSLSEKQKKDVTFEWDHETVFQGKLRTHVENNWHIVDQTIAGNYYTKDQQHLIRQIFVGMVNPEWVEKFDQQLKDDAGGFGKQQNIAIFGKPGEGKFELVITGRHMTMRCDGNSAEHVAFGGPIFYGHAAKGFNEKPDHPGNVFWHQAKAANKVYEILDGKQQEIALVKKSPIEQENSFQGPDAKLSGIKVGDLSDDQKEAVQNVLKLLIEPYRQSDQDEVVACLNKYGGLDACHLSFYEDSDLGNDKVWDNWRLEGPSFVWYFRGKPHVHCWVNVADSHKVPFNAA, from the coding sequence ATGCCCAGTCGTCTTCCCCTGGTTCCCCCCAATCGCCGCGATTTTCTGCAAACGGCTGCCGCCACCACGGCGGGACTCGCCCTGGGTGGCACTTCGCTATTCGCCGCGGATGAAACCGCCAAGCAAGATACGCCTGAGTCCCTCGTCAAGGTTCTGTACGATTCGCTGAGCGAGAAGCAGAAGAAAGACGTCACGTTCGAATGGGATCACGAAACGGTATTCCAAGGGAAGCTGCGAACGCACGTCGAAAACAACTGGCACATCGTCGATCAAACGATCGCCGGAAATTATTACACCAAGGATCAACAGCACCTGATTCGACAAATCTTCGTCGGGATGGTCAACCCGGAATGGGTCGAGAAGTTTGATCAGCAGTTAAAAGACGATGCCGGCGGCTTCGGCAAGCAGCAGAACATCGCCATCTTCGGCAAGCCAGGCGAAGGCAAGTTCGAACTGGTGATCACCGGTCGTCACATGACGATGCGCTGCGATGGCAACTCGGCCGAACATGTCGCGTTTGGCGGACCGATCTTCTACGGTCACGCGGCCAAGGGCTTCAACGAAAAGCCGGACCACCCTGGCAACGTCTTCTGGCATCAAGCCAAGGCTGCCAACAAGGTGTACGAGATCCTCGACGGCAAGCAGCAAGAGATTGCGCTGGTGAAGAAGAGCCCGATCGAACAGGAAAACAGCTTCCAAGGCCCCGATGCCAAGCTTAGCGGCATCAAAGTGGGTGACCTGTCGGACGACCAAAAGGAAGCCGTGCAGAACGTCCTGAAGCTGCTGATCGAGCCGTATCGCCAAAGCGATCAGGACGAAGTGGTTGCCTGCTTGAACAAGTACGGCGGCCTCGACGCGTGCCACCTGTCATTCTACGAGGACTCGGACTTGGGCAACGACAAGGTGTGGGACAACTGGCGGCTGGAAGGCCCCAGCTTCGTCTGGTACTTCCGTGGCAAGCCGCATGTTCACTGCTGGGTGAACGTGGCGGACTCGCACAAAGTTCCATTCAACGCTGCCTAA